The following coding sequences are from one Hydra vulgaris chromosome 04, alternate assembly HydraT2T_AEP window:
- the LOC136078979 gene encoding uncharacterized protein LOC136078979 — protein MYAIVLFNETNTTDYVPLTWISGVEISSLSSSIKNKISVEVYWPNGKNFNLTGIAKAKNNLMDPDVHWPLFTARILGIADSLTEARSKAKRAEDTSNLDTSEENALKRVKRCKMISSSENEEEDYDQILPSKKKTWHKKRKNDAICVTQVDKPAPPFIHKKPQNLLNLYGSDIELSKCDSDHISSDLPEGIPLPAKSMEEIEILTQKLENPGVKKIVAKHIADIGGENLRNFIMRSMPMLLDSLLARSFNLTGQKGKQAFKTNALHLVLCSAVKLNPSTKSCTQKEIEAELSTWFANSRDRGSNSRRSTKFAINVNSTELDAVYVTPSENLDKFV, from the exons ATGTATGCAATAGTTTTATTCAATGAAACTAATACAACAGATTATGTGCCACTAACTTGGATAAGTGGAGTTGAAATCAGTTCACTTTCATccagtattaaaaataaaatatctgttGAAGTCTATTGgccaaatggaaaaaattttaatttgacagGTATTGCAAaggctaaaaataatttaatggatcCAGATGTGCATTGGCCTTTATTTACTGCTAGAATTCTTGGAATTGCTG acAGTCTTACTGAAGCACGTTCAAAAGCAAAAAGAGCAGAGGACACCTCCAACCTTGATACGTCAGAAGAAAATGCATTGAAACGTGTTAAAAG ATGTAAAATGATTAGTTCCTCTGAGAATGAAGAAGAAGATTATGATCAGATTTTACCAAG caaaaagaaaacttggcacaaaaaaagaaaaaacgatgCAATATGTGTTACTCAAGTAGACAAACCTGCTCCGCCTTTCATTCACAAAAAGCCTCAGAATTTACTGAATCT TTATGGAAGTGATATTGAGTTGAGCAAATGTGATTCTGATCATATATCTTCAGATCTTCCAGAAGGTATTCCACTGCCAGCTAAGTCAATGGAAGAAATAGAAATTTTAACACAGAAGCTGGAAAATCCAGGAGTAAAgaaaatagtt gcTAAACATATTGCTGATATTGGTGGAGAAAATCTAAGGAATTTTATAATGAGATCAATGCCCATGCTGCTAGACAGCCTTCTTGCTCGCAGCTTCAATTTGACAGGGCAAAAAGGAAAACaagcttttaaaacaaatgcacTTCATTTAGTCCTTTGTA GTGCCGTTAAATTAAATCCTAGCACAAAAAGTTGCACTCAAAAGGAAATCGAAGCTGAACTTTCAACATGGTTTGCCAACTCACGGGATCGTGGAAGCAACAGTCGTAGATCTACTAAATTTGCTATTAACGTTAACTCGACTGAACTCGATGCTGTTTATGTAACACCTTCAGAAAATTTGgacaaatttgtttaa